From a region of the Nitrospira sp. genome:
- a CDS encoding ATP-dependent helicase, with translation MEREVKTYVLKRPTEEAVPRKLSINYAAALNPQQLAAATAGDGPSLVIAGAGSGKTRTLVYRVAYLIDSGVDPSNILLLTFTRKSAQEMLDRAGDLIGVSSRRVCGGTFHSVANMLLRRHGRSIGIEPGFTILDRGDAEDLIALVRSQLGLNEKDKRFPRKGTIMEMISKSANTLRSLDEIILEEFSHFADHSEDLGRLQKAYEAAKRQKQLLDYDDLLVMLRQLLLFDETARTNISRQYRYILVDEYQDTNRLQAEVIRQLAATHQNVMVVGDDSQSIYAFRGATFKNIMEFPQLFPGTTVYKLEENYRSTQPILNLANSVIEEATEKYSKRLFTRKIDGPLPSLVEAAGENAQSRFIAQKILELREEGVPLDEVAVLFRSSFHSFDLEIELSRKGLPFLKRGGVKFIETAHVKDLLAHVRVVSNPLDTVSWHRVLMLVEGVGPKKAQDLLAAIMKTDRPYYDVLRGVSGRSGPGLKSLANTLESLAGSDDRQPEHQVSHIYEYYLPILKDQYDDYPKRTRDLDHLHTIAEGYQGIDEFLADLALEPPDGSAVAVEAGDRDDERMVLSTIHSAKGLEWQCVFVIWVVDGRFPSAYSFLTEDELEEERRLFYVAVTRAKRHLFLTYPINVYDKTSGMLLSKPSRFLDHVSSNLIETLALVEEGGRDRWGMAQDPYF, from the coding sequence ATGGAACGAGAAGTTAAGACCTATGTACTGAAACGGCCGACTGAGGAGGCCGTCCCGCGGAAGCTGTCGATCAACTATGCGGCCGCGCTGAATCCTCAACAGCTGGCGGCGGCGACGGCGGGCGACGGCCCGTCGCTGGTTATTGCCGGCGCCGGAAGCGGCAAGACGCGTACGTTGGTCTATCGCGTGGCCTACCTGATCGACTCGGGCGTAGACCCCTCGAACATCCTCTTGCTGACCTTCACGCGGAAGTCAGCACAGGAGATGTTGGATCGGGCTGGCGATCTCATCGGGGTGAGCAGCCGGCGGGTCTGCGGCGGGACATTCCACTCCGTGGCCAATATGCTGTTACGGCGGCATGGCCGATCGATCGGCATCGAGCCTGGGTTCACGATCTTGGATCGCGGCGACGCAGAAGATTTGATCGCGCTCGTGCGGTCGCAACTGGGTCTCAACGAAAAAGATAAGCGATTCCCCCGCAAGGGAACGATCATGGAAATGATCAGTAAGAGTGCGAACACGCTGAGGAGTCTCGACGAGATCATCCTGGAGGAGTTCAGCCATTTTGCCGATCACTCGGAGGACCTCGGACGACTTCAAAAGGCGTATGAGGCGGCCAAGCGTCAAAAGCAGCTCTTGGACTACGACGATCTGTTGGTGATGTTGCGGCAACTGCTGTTGTTCGACGAAACGGCGCGCACGAACATTTCGCGTCAGTATCGGTACATCCTCGTGGACGAGTATCAAGACACGAACCGGTTGCAGGCGGAGGTCATTCGTCAACTCGCAGCGACGCATCAGAATGTAATGGTGGTGGGTGACGACTCGCAGTCTATCTACGCATTTCGTGGTGCGACGTTCAAGAACATCATGGAGTTCCCGCAGCTGTTCCCCGGTACGACGGTCTATAAGCTGGAAGAGAACTACCGTAGCACGCAGCCGATCTTGAATCTCGCGAACAGCGTCATCGAGGAGGCGACGGAAAAGTATTCGAAGCGGCTTTTTACGAGGAAAATTGATGGGCCGTTGCCGTCGCTGGTCGAAGCGGCTGGGGAAAACGCACAGTCTCGGTTCATTGCACAGAAGATTCTTGAACTTCGGGAAGAAGGGGTGCCGCTGGATGAGGTGGCGGTCCTGTTTCGCTCAAGTTTCCATTCGTTTGACCTGGAAATCGAACTCTCACGCAAGGGGCTCCCCTTTCTTAAACGCGGTGGAGTGAAATTTATTGAGACCGCTCATGTCAAAGATCTACTGGCGCATGTGCGTGTCGTTTCAAACCCACTCGATACCGTCAGTTGGCACCGTGTCCTGATGTTGGTCGAAGGGGTGGGGCCCAAGAAGGCTCAGGACTTGCTCGCCGCCATTATGAAAACGGATCGACCGTACTACGATGTGTTGCGCGGGGTGAGCGGGCGCTCCGGGCCTGGCCTCAAGAGCTTGGCCAATACCTTGGAGAGCCTGGCTGGATCGGATGACCGGCAGCCTGAACATCAAGTAAGCCATATCTATGAGTATTACCTTCCAATTCTGAAGGACCAATACGACGACTACCCGAAGCGGACCAGAGATCTGGACCATCTCCATACGATTGCCGAGGGGTATCAGGGCATCGACGAGTTTCTGGCCGACTTGGCGTTGGAGCCGCCCGACGGCAGTGCGGTGGCTGTAGAAGCGGGTGATCGAGACGACGAACGGATGGTGCTTTCAACGATTCACTCCGCGAAGGGATTGGAGTGGCAGTGCGTATTTGTGATCTGGGTCGTCGATGGCCGGTTCCCGTCGGCCTATTCTTTTCTGACCGAAGACGAATTGGAAGAAGAGCGGAGGCTCTTCTACGTGGCGGTCACTCGAGCGAAGCGACATTTGTTTTTGACCTACCCCATCAATGTCTACGACAAGACCAGCGGGATGCTGCTGTCAAAGCCGTCACGGTTTCTGGATCATGTATCCTCGAACCTGATCGAGACGCTCGCGCTCGTGGAAGAAGGAGGGCGAGACAGATGGGGGATGGCGCAGGATCCATATTTTTGA
- the tuf gene encoding elongation factor Tu translates to MAKAKYERKKPHVNIGTIGHVDHGKTTLTAALTKVCADKGMAKFISYDEVAKASESQGRRDATKIMTIAISHVEYETDNRHYAHVDCPGHADYVKNMITGAAQMDGAILVVSAADGPMPQTREHILLARQVGVPYIVVFLNKADKVDDKELLELVELEVRELLSKYGFPGDKTPIIHGSALQAMEGNQGPLGVPAIMKLLEAVDTYIPTPQRPIDKPFLMPIEDVFTISGRGTVVTGRCERGIVKVGDEIEIVGLRPTQTTVVTGVEMFRKVLDEGQAGDNIGVLLRGTKKEDVERGMVLSKPKSITPHTKFKAEIYVLTKEEGGRHTPFFNGYRPQFYFRTTDVTGVVQLNPGVEMVMPGDNVSVTGELISPIAMDQGLRFAVREGGKTVGSGVVTEILA, encoded by the coding sequence ATGGCGAAGGCGAAATACGAGCGGAAGAAGCCGCACGTGAACATTGGGACGATCGGGCACGTGGACCACGGGAAGACGACGTTGACGGCGGCGTTGACGAAAGTGTGTGCGGACAAAGGGATGGCGAAATTCATCAGCTATGACGAAGTGGCCAAAGCCTCGGAGAGCCAAGGGCGCCGGGACGCGACCAAGATCATGACCATTGCCATCAGTCACGTGGAATACGAGACCGACAACCGGCACTATGCACACGTGGATTGTCCGGGCCACGCCGACTACGTCAAGAACATGATCACCGGGGCGGCCCAGATGGACGGGGCGATCCTCGTCGTGAGCGCGGCGGACGGGCCGATGCCGCAGACCCGGGAGCATATTCTCTTGGCGCGGCAGGTGGGCGTCCCCTACATCGTCGTGTTCTTAAACAAAGCCGACAAAGTCGATGACAAAGAGCTCTTAGAGCTCGTGGAACTCGAAGTGCGCGAGTTGCTCAGTAAGTATGGGTTTCCGGGCGACAAGACCCCGATCATCCACGGCAGTGCGCTGCAGGCCATGGAAGGCAATCAGGGGCCGTTGGGCGTGCCGGCCATCATGAAGCTGTTGGAGGCCGTCGACACCTACATTCCGACGCCGCAGCGGCCGATCGATAAGCCGTTCTTGATGCCGATCGAAGACGTCTTCACCATCAGCGGGCGCGGGACCGTCGTCACGGGGCGCTGTGAACGCGGGATCGTGAAAGTGGGTGATGAAATCGAGATCGTCGGCTTACGCCCGACGCAGACCACCGTGGTGACCGGGGTCGAGATGTTCCGCAAGGTGCTCGATGAGGGGCAGGCGGGGGACAACATTGGGGTGCTCTTGCGGGGGACGAAGAAGGAGGACGTGGAGCGAGGGATGGTGCTGTCGAAGCCGAAGAGCATCACGCCGCATACCAAGTTCAAGGCGGAGATCTATGTGTTGACCAAGGAAGAAGGGGGGCGGCATACGCCGTTCTTCAATGGGTATCGGCCGCAGTTCTACTTCCGGACGACGGATGTGACGGGGGTGGTGCAGTTGAATCCGGGGGTGGAGATGGTGATGCCGGGGGACAACGTGAGTGTGACGGGCGAGTTGATCAGTCCGATCGCGATGGATCAGGGGTTACGGTTTGCGGTGCGTGAGGGCGGGAAGACGGTCGGCTCGGGGGTCGTGACGGAAATTCTGGCGTAA
- the rpmG gene encoding 50S ribosomal protein L33: MREIIDMACTLCKQRNYSSMKNKKNDPDRLERNKFCKFCRKHTPHKEVK, encoded by the coding sequence ATGCGTGAAATTATCGACATGGCGTGTACGCTCTGTAAGCAGCGCAATTACTCGTCCATGAAGAACAAGAAGAACGATCCGGATCGGTTGGAGCGTAACAAGTTCTGCAAGTTCTGCCGAAAGCATACGCCTCATAAGGAAGTGAAGTAA
- the secE gene encoding preprotein translocase subunit SecE: MFTRMTSTIRLFITDVRAELKKVSFPSRGETAGSTAVVIVFCILMSMYLSVVDSFLSWLVGKLI; encoded by the coding sequence ATGTTTACACGAATGACTAGCACGATTCGACTGTTCATAACTGACGTGCGTGCAGAGCTGAAGAAGGTTTCGTTTCCAAGTCGCGGGGAAACCGCTGGGTCGACGGCAGTGGTCATTGTTTTTTGCATCCTGATGTCCATGTATTTGTCCGTCGTTGATTCATTCCTTTCATGGTTGGTCGGTAAACTCATTTGA
- the nusG gene encoding transcription termination/antitermination protein NusG, translating to MIKNWYVIHTYAGFEGRVKTSLMERANQMGLVEKVGQVLVPTEDVIEIKDGKRRTSRRKFFPGYVLIELESPLEDETLQMIKETPKVTGFVGGGTVPIPLTSEEVDSLLKQVDAGQAEPREQIKFIKSDNVRIIDGPFLGFNGVVEEVDQDHSRLKVMVSIFGRSTPVELGFLQVERI from the coding sequence ATGATAAAAAACTGGTACGTCATTCATACGTACGCGGGTTTTGAGGGGCGTGTGAAGACCAGCCTGATGGAGCGGGCAAATCAGATGGGGCTTGTTGAAAAGGTTGGGCAGGTGCTCGTTCCGACAGAAGATGTGATTGAAATTAAGGATGGGAAACGACGGACTTCGCGACGAAAATTTTTCCCAGGGTATGTGCTGATCGAGCTGGAGTCGCCGCTGGAGGATGAGACCTTGCAGATGATCAAGGAAACTCCAAAAGTGACCGGATTTGTAGGGGGCGGTACGGTTCCGATCCCGTTGACAAGCGAAGAAGTGGACTCGTTGCTTAAGCAGGTTGATGCGGGCCAGGCGGAACCTCGAGAGCAGATTAAATTTATCAAGAGCGACAATGTTCGCATCATCGACGGCCCATTCCTTGGGTTCAACGGCGTGGTTGAAGAAGTCGATCAAGACCATAGTCGGTTGAAGGTGATGGTGAGTATCTTCGGGCGATCGACTCCGGTCGAATTAGGATTCTTACAGGTAGAACGGATTTAG
- the rplK gene encoding 50S ribosomal protein L11 yields MAKEVSAQIKLQIPAGKANPAPPVGPSLGQHGVNIMEFCKQFNAKTQKEGDSIIPVVITVYKDRTFSFIMKTPPASDLLKKAAGVIKGSGVPQKDKVGAITRQQLNEIARKKMADLNAADIEGASKIIEGTARSMGVVIQG; encoded by the coding sequence ATGGCGAAAGAAGTTTCGGCGCAGATCAAGTTGCAAATTCCGGCCGGCAAAGCCAATCCAGCCCCTCCTGTCGGGCCTTCGCTGGGTCAGCACGGCGTCAATATCATGGAATTTTGTAAGCAGTTTAATGCCAAGACTCAGAAGGAAGGCGACAGTATTATCCCTGTCGTCATCACCGTGTATAAAGATCGTACCTTCAGCTTCATCATGAAGACGCCTCCTGCGTCGGATCTTTTGAAAAAAGCTGCGGGGGTCATTAAAGGCTCCGGCGTGCCACAGAAGGACAAGGTGGGGGCTATTACGCGGCAACAGTTGAATGAGATTGCGCGCAAGAAAATGGCCGATTTGAATGCGGCTGATATCGAGGGAGCATCCAAGATCATTGAAGGAACTGCCCGCAGTATGGGCGTCGTCATTCAGGGGTAA
- a CDS encoding 50S ribosomal protein L1, translating into MGKKMSAAIKNVEPRAYGLREAVETVKKSAFVKFDESVDLALRLGIDPKRSDQLVRGTASLPHGTGKKVRVLVFAKGEKEQEARQAGADYVGADDLMEKIKGGWMEFDCAISTPDLMASVGKLGKVLGPRGLMPNPKTGTVTFEVGKAVSDIRKGRVEFKVEKAGIVHVPVGKVSFEPTKLYDNASAIIESVLKAKPASCKGRYLKSATISSTMGPGVQLDTIALAKQWS; encoded by the coding sequence ATGGGGAAGAAAATGAGTGCGGCCATCAAGAACGTAGAGCCGCGTGCCTATGGGTTGCGTGAAGCGGTTGAGACGGTCAAGAAATCGGCCTTTGTCAAGTTTGACGAATCGGTCGATCTTGCCCTCAGGTTGGGGATTGATCCGAAGCGTTCAGATCAATTGGTTCGAGGCACGGCCTCTCTTCCCCATGGGACAGGGAAGAAGGTGCGGGTTCTCGTGTTTGCGAAGGGTGAAAAGGAGCAGGAAGCGAGGCAAGCAGGAGCCGACTACGTCGGCGCGGATGATTTGATGGAGAAAATTAAGGGCGGATGGATGGAGTTCGACTGTGCGATCTCCACTCCGGATCTGATGGCGTCGGTCGGGAAACTTGGAAAGGTCCTGGGGCCTCGGGGACTGATGCCTAATCCGAAGACCGGTACCGTGACCTTCGAGGTTGGAAAAGCGGTTTCGGATATCAGAAAGGGCCGGGTTGAGTTCAAGGTCGAAAAAGCCGGCATCGTGCATGTTCCGGTCGGGAAAGTGTCTTTTGAGCCAACAAAGCTGTATGACAATGCATCTGCAATCATTGAGTCTGTCCTCAAGGCAAAGCCTGCCTCCTGCAAAGGGCGTTATCTCAAGAGTGCCACGATTTCGAGTACGATGGGTCCTGGTGTGCAATTGGATACCATCGCACTGGCGAAGCAATGGAGTTAA